The following are from one region of the Camelus dromedarius isolate mCamDro1 chromosome 34, mCamDro1.pat, whole genome shotgun sequence genome:
- the LOC105096594 gene encoding large ribosomal subunit protein eL32-like, with translation MAALRPLVKPKTVKKRTKKFIRHQSDQYVKIKRNWRKPRGIDNRVRRRFKGQILMPRIGYGSNKKTQHMLPSGFRKFLVHSVKELEVLLTYNKSYSAEIAHNVSSKNCKAFVERAAQLAIRVTCPNARLHSEENE, from the coding sequence ATGGCCGCCCTCAGACCCCTCGTGAAGCCCAAGACCGTCAAAAAGAGGACCAAGAAGTTCATCCGGCACCAGTCTGACCAATATGTCAAAATTAAGCGGAACTGGCGGAAACCCAGAGGCATTGACAACAGGGTGCGCAGGAGGTTCAAGGGCCAGATCCTGATGCCCCGCATCGGCTACGGGAGCAACAAGAAAACACAGCACATGCTGCCCAGCGGCTTCCGCAAGTTCCTTGTCCACAGCGTCAAGGAGCTCGAGGTGCTGTTGACGTACAACAAATCTTACAGTGCTGAGATTGCTCACAACGTCTCCTCCAAGAACTGCAAAGCCTTTGTGGAGAGAGCAGCCCAGCTGGCCATCAGAGTCACCTGTCCCAACGCCAGGCTGCACAGCGAAGAAAATGAATAG